The genomic window ATAAACTGTGTCTGTAGGTATAGAGACCACATTGTTATTTTTTAGCTCGTTAATAATGGTGGTTATATTTCTCGTTAGCATTATTGTTGATATTAGAGTAAGTCGGTGCAATAGCTTATATTTTATACTTTTAACAGACATAAAAAAACCTGTAAACTAAGTTATAGCTTACAGGCCTATATAAAATTAGAAGTTTTAGAATTTAAGTGAATTACTTCTTGCTTAATTGCTCTTTAATTAAGTCACCTAAAGTTGTAGGAGTCATTTGCTCTACTTTGTAGTTAGATTTACCGCCAGTTGAAGCAGATATGCTTTCATCGTCAACAGCTTTGATAGATAGAGCAATACTTCTCTTCTTCATGTCAATATTGATGATTCTAGTTTCAACTTCTTGACCTTCAGATAATTCATCACGAACATCTTTAGTGTGCTCAGTAGAAACTTCAGCAATTCTAATGAAGCCATCGATACCGTTTTCTTCATCAAGCATTACTACAGCACCATTTTCTTGTACTTTAGTGATGTTACCTTTGATTAAAGAACCTTTAGGGTGAACATTTACAAAGTTCTTGAATGGGTCTTCAGATAACTGCTTCATGCTAAGAGCGATTCTTTCAAGGTCAGTGTTTACAGAAACTAATACAGCTTCTACATCATCACCTTTTTTAAGTTCTTTGATAGCTTTTGAAGGGTTGTCCCAAGATACATCAGAGATGTGAACAAGACCATCAATACCACCTTCTAGGCCGATAAATACACCAAACTCAGTGATAGATCTGATTTTACCATGAACTTTATCACCAACTTTGAAATTATCTTCAAAAGAATCCCAAGGGTTAGCTTTACATTGCTTAATACCTAGAGAAATTCTGTGTTTCTGAGCATCTAACTCAAGTACGATAACTTCAACTTCTTGGCCAATTGATACAGCTTTGTGAGGGTTAACATTCTTGTTAGTCCAATCCATTTCAGATGTGTGAACAAGACCTTCTATACCTTCTTTAAGCTTAACAAAACAACCATAGTCTGTAATGTTTGTAACAGAACCCATAAGCTTAGCGCCTACAGGAAGCTCATTAGCAATATTTAACCAAGGATCTTCACCTAACTGCTTGATACCTAGAGAAATTCTTTGCTTTTCTTTATCGAATTTAATTACTTTAACATTAATCTCATCACCGATAGTTAATACATCTGTAGGATGGCTGATTCTGCTCCATGAAATATCTGTGATATGTAATAGACCATCAACACCACCAAGATCGATGAACGCACCGAAATCTGTGATATTTTTAACGATACCGCTAAGTACTGAACCTTCAGAGATTTTCTCTAAGATAGCATCTCTATCGCCAGAGTTGTTCTCTTCGATAACAGCTTTTCTTGATACAACAATGTTGTTTCTCTTAGTGTCGATTTTAACTACTTTTAATTCGATATCTTTATCTTCTAAATGAGCTACATCTTTTACTGGTCTAGTATCAACTAGAGAACCTGGTAAAAATGCTCTTAAGCCTTCAACATCCATAGTGTAACCACCACGAACGTGGTTAGTGATTTTACCAAGAATAGTTTCGTTATTTTCAAAAGCATTTTCAACTCTATCCCATAATTCTATTTTCTTAGCTTTATCTCTTGAAAGTCTAGTCTCACCCCAGCTGTTATCTAATGCTTCTAGCACTACATTTAGCTTATCACCAGCAGCTATCTCTAGCTCACCATCACTGTTTTTAAGTGATGAAACAGGAATGAAAGACTCTGATTTTAAACCAGCGTCGATCATAGCATAGTCTTTGTCTATACTAACAACTGTTGCTTCGATGATTTTACCTACTCTCATCTCTGTTTGTTTTAGAGATTGCTCAAATAGTTCTTTGAAATTTTCTGACATTTTTTGATTTCCATTTCCAGTGTGGTTGGTTTTACAAAGTTTACTGATACCCACCGGTAATTATAAAAATACCAGTAAACATTTTTTGCATTGTACAAGTTTATAGAAATACTGATTATACTTCAAGAGTAAAATTTTTAGGTTAAGACTTGGCTTTATAGCTTTAATCCGACACAATTAACTAACACAAGAGTGATAAGAAAATTATCAAGCTAATGAGTAATGAGTTTTTAGACCACGAATTTTTTATGAAAAAGGCATATTACCAAGCCTTATTGGCTTATAAGATAGGAGAGGTCCCTGTTGGAGCTGTGCTCGTTGACGGAGATAACAATATAATCGCTGAAGGTTTTAACCAGACGATAACTTTGAAAGACCCTACAGCTCATGCTGAAACATTAGTTTTAAGAAAAGCAGCTCAACAATTAGATAATTATCGCTTACTAGATACAAAATTGTATGTCACATTGGAGCCATGTATAATGTGTATAGGTGCTCTAATTCAGGCTAGAGTCGGTAATCTTTTTTTTGGCTGTGACGATTCTCGAGTTGGGATTTTATCAAAAGAGAAGCTTCACAAGAATAAAGATATTAACCATAATCTTAATGTTGTAGGTGGTATAATGTCACAACAATGTGGTGAACTTTTAAAAAACTTTTTTAGGGAACGAAGAAAGTAAGTTATGGCAAATGAAAAAATAGTAGTTTTATATGGTGGAGATTCGCCAGAAAGAGAGGTTTCGCTTAAGTCAGGTGAGGCTGTTATAAAATCTTTACAGAAACAACAGTATGACTGTGTAGGTTTAGATGCTAGTCATAAACAGCTAGTAGAAAAACTTTTAGAAATCCAACCAGATAAATGCTTTATTGCTCTTCATGGGGAAGACGGTGAAAATGGTAGGGTTGCAGCTCTTTTAGAAATGCTTAATATCCCACATACTACTTGTAGCATGAAGGCAGGTGTTGTAACAATGGATAAAATGATTTCAAAAGAAATATTGATACATAATAAAATGCCAACACCATTCGCTAAAATTTTAACAAAAAATCTCGTTGGTGAAGATGAGATAAGTTTTCCTGTCGCAGTAAAACCTGCTAACGGAGGCTCAAGCATAGCTACATTTAAAGTCAAAAAAATATCTGATTTGAAAGCAGCTTATAATGAGGCTTCAAAGTATGGTAAAGTCATGGTTGAGCAGTGGATCACTGGTAAAGAGATAACGGTTACAGTTATAAATGATGAAGTCTACTCCTCTGTATGGATAGAGCCCTTGAATGAATTTTATGATTATGAATCAAAATACAGTGGTAAGTCGATTTATCATAGTCCAAGTGGACTTGGTAAAGATAAAGAATTAGAAGTTCGAAGGCTTGCAAAAAAAACGTATGATATCTTAGGTTGTAGTGGTCATGCTAGAGTTGACTTTATATACAGTAATGGCTTGTTCTATATTATGGAAGTTAATTCATCTCCAGGAATGACAGAAAATAGTTTATCCCCAAAATCAGCAGCAGCTGAAGGGGTAACTTTCGATGAACTAGTTAGAACAATTATAGAACAAGCAAAATGATTAGAATAGTTAGAAAGCTTTTAATATTAATTGTAATATTAGCTACAATATTGGTAGCTACTTTATATGTGGTTGGCAAGACAGATAAAACTATTTCTAGAGTTGATATTGTTTCTAATGATGGTTTGTCCTATATATCTAAGCAATCATTAATTGATAACCTTGCTAAAGACGGAAGTAAAGAGTGGTTTGATGTAAATGTAAATGAAATTGAACACTCACTTTATAATATTAAAGGTGTTGATTATGCTCTGGTTAAAAAAATATGGCCATCTACAATAGTTATATACCTCTTTGATCATAAACCTGTAGCTTATTGGAATAATAGTGAAATACTGTTAGATAACATGGAACTAATTAAACCAGAAGTATTTAGTTATAATGGAGATTTACCCCATATTCAAAGTGATAATCCAGAGAGTAGAGACTATATTTTTGACACCTATCAAAACCTTGAAAAAATAGCCACTAGTAAGGATGAATCAATATTAGAGATTATCTATAAGGGTAACCAATTCCAGCTTGTACTTTCAGGTGGTATGAATGTTATGCTTGGGTCTAGTAAACTTGGTGCGAAATTGAAAGAATTTTTTGCTAATTTTAAGAAAGTTAGAAATTATGAATCAGTTAAATATTTCGACATGAGATATACAGATGGGTTTACTGTTAAATACAGTTAAAATTTTATGATAGAAGGTTATATCATTAATGAGTAATATAAAGTACCGCAAAGATATAGATGGATTAAGAGCCTTTGCTGTTATTTCTGTAGTTTTATTTCACTTAGAATTTAGTTGGGTTAAATCAGGTTTTCTTGGCGTTGATGTTTTCTTTGTAATATCGGGGTACTTAATAACTACAATTATCATTAGAGATTTACAACAAGGTATATTCTCTATAAAAAACTTCTATTTACGCAGAATTAGAAGAATACTTCCTGCTTTAATTGTCGTTACACTATTTTCCTCTTTTTTCGCTTGGCTAATCCTTACTCCAGGCGACTTAATGAGTTACTCAAAGTCGTTAATAACTGCTTTAGGTTCTTTTTCAAACTTGTTTTTCTTTAAAACTCTTAACTTTGGATATTTCAATACTGATTCAAGCATAATACCTTTGCTTCATACATGGTCTTTAGGTATCGAAGAGCAGTTTTATATTGTTTGGCCAATTATTTTAATACTACTTTTTAAACTGAAACTATCTTCAAAGAAAAATCTTGTCATTATAACTGTTATCTTAACATTAGCTTCCATATCATTCTTCTTTTGGAAACACTTTCCTAAATTTTACTATATCCCTATAGCTAGAGGGTTTGAGCTATTATTTGGTTGTATTCTAGCTATATTACTTAACAATAGAAAAGCTGTATCACATAATAAGTTTACTCTAAATGCTTTATCTATAGCTTCATTTATTATGATGGTAGTTCCATGCTATTTTGTGGTAGTACCTTACCCAAGTATATGGACTCTTGTCGCATGTTTAGGTGCTGCTATGTATATATTCAGCGGTAGCTATCAAAATACTACGCCAATATTTAATAGAGTACTTTCTTTTAAACCTTTTGTAGCCATTGGAGTTATATCATACTCTTTATATCTTTGGCACTGGCCTATAATTGCTTATGCTAATTATATGAGTTTAACTAAAACACCTGTTGTTTGTTTGGTTATATTTATTGTAAGTATTGTGTTAGCAACGCTATCATATTTCTTTGTTGAAAAACCATTTAGGCATAAAATTAAATTTAATCTAACAAAAAGTGTTTTACTATTATGGATAACACCAATAATAATTGCTTGCTTGTTTGCTTTAGGTACAAGACATATTGCTGGATTTGGGTTTAATAGCATAAGTAAAGAAACACAAGACAAGACATCTTTTTATGGAGTTTTAAAGAAAGATTCACTATGTTATAACGAAGAAGGTGAAAACCCTAATTTCCTTAAAGATTCAGCGATACTTCCAGATTTTAAAAAGTGTGAAATAGGTAGAAATAAAAACGATATATCTCCAGATGTGCTTGTGGTAGGTGATTCTCATGCATTTTCAGATACGGGAATGCTGAATGTAATGCTTAAAAATGCAAAATTATCTGGATATGTTGTAACACAAAGTAGTACGCCGCTTCTGATAAGAAAAGCTAATGAGTATGAAAATGGCTCGAGCGTTAAAAATCGAGATACTGTTGTCGTTGAAATGTTAAAAAAACATAAGTTTAAATATGTGGTTATTGCTGGAAATTGGGTTAATCATAAGCCTATAAATATCCTTAAGCAACGACTCTTAAATGATATTGAGTTTATAGAGTCTCAAGGTGCAGTTCCTGTTTTAATGGTAGACTCACCATCTAGTACTATTCAGCCAACCTGCGGATTAACGCGACTTGGAAAGATTTTAGGGTCAAGATGTTATTTTGCAAAAGAAAATCCTAAATTTGATGATGAAGAAGTGAATCAATTAATATATAAAATTCAAGCAAATAACAAAAAAGTAAAGGTTATTGACCCTACAAAAATTATTTGTGATAATGAAAAGTGTTATACATCAATAGGTGAAACACCTTTGTATTTTAATCAGTCAACGGATTATAATAGTCATTTAAGTTATGCTGGATCGACTTTAATTGGAGAGCTTTATCTGAAGAAATATGATAATCCATTTCTTAAGACTGTAACTACATCGACAGAAACTAAAACTTGACCTAAAGTGTTTACAAATATACTATTTGCTAAAATATTTAAACTATTTATGTTCAAAATTGAAAGATATAACTTATTCTGAAATTTTTTATTCCCCTCAGGGTGAAGGTCATTATACTGGTGTGGTGAGTGCTTGGATTAGACTTTTCTCGTGTAATTTGCAGTGCGATGGTTTTGGTCAAAAAGATCCAACAGATGTAAATATTTATCAGTTACCATATAAAACTTGTGATGTTTCTAATATTAAGAGAATGAAAGATTTACCTGTTTTTGAAACAGGCTGTGATAGTAGCTATTCATGGTCAAAGAAATTCAAACACTTAGCCAAAACTCAAAGTATCGAGAAAACTGTCGATGAATTAGAAAATATACTCCCAACAAAAAAGTTTTTGCATAAAGATTCAAAGCAAGAAACACATTTATGCATTACTGGTGGAGAACCATTGATTAATCAAGATCAAATAGTTGCTATGCTGCAAGAATTTGAAAGAAGAGAGAACTTGCCTAAGTTTATTACTATTGAAACTAATGGTACACAAAAACTAAATAATGAGTTTAAAAAATATTTTAAAAAATATATCGCAAAAGGAAATGAGTTATTTTTATCGGTATCACCCAAACTTTTTAGCATAACAGGTGAGAAAAGAGCTAAAGCCATTAAGCCTGAAACTATCAAGGAATATTATGAGTTATCATCAAAAGGGCAATTAAAGTTTGTTATTGATAATAAGCAACCTTCACAAATCGAGTTAGAAGAGTTAGTTAGTATATTTAGAACATATGGTATTTGGTATAATGTATGGTGTATGCCTTTAGGGGCTTTAAAAGAGCAGCAGTATAAGATAGCTCGAGAGGTAGCAGAGTATGCAAGCTCTAAGGGGTATTATACTTGTGCTAGAGTACATACATATTTATTTGGTAATGAGATAGGGACATAAAGTCAATGTGGCAAATTAGTAAATCTTTTGATTTTTGTTATGGACATCGAGTTTGGGCTCAAGAGTTAAATTCTGAGTTCAGTGAAAATAAAAAATGTTCGTGTCGACATTTACACGGTCATAATGGTACAGCTACAATAAATCTTGTTTCTGAAAGTTTAGATAAACAAGGTATGGTTACTGATTTTGGTAATTTAAGCTGGTTTAAAACATGGTTAAAAAATCATATCGACCATAAATTTATTCTAGATATTAATGACCCATTATTTATGAGTCTTACTCATTCAAAAGAGTTGCAGAATCAAAGTTTTGAAGGGCTACAGATTGCTCAAGCAATCGTGCAAGATGGAAGTCTTGACAAGCATTTACAAGAGTATTTAAATAGCTTTGTTGTGGTTAATTTTATACCTACATCAGAAAATTTAGCTAAATGGTTATGTCAGATAATTTCTCATAAAATGAAGCAATTAAATATAAAGGTTCATAGTGTCGAACTTTATGAAACGCCTAAATCAAAAAGTATATATTATAACAATCAATAACATCAGTTATAAAAACCTACCTTACGTATAATGTTTTCTATTTTTAGTCAAATTTATGTTTAGTGCGTAATATCAGTTATAATAGTTCAAAATATTAATTAATAAAAGTTTACCACTATGGATTCAGATAAAGAATTAGGTCTTAGAGTTAGAGAGCTTTTGATAAGCAAAAAGCTTGAAACACCATTAAGAGAAGGGTTTGAATTAAATAATTCTAACAAGATTGAAATAGAAAAAAATTTCGAAAGTATTTTATATAATCTTGGTTTGGATTTGGAAAATGATTCTCTAAAAAAATCACCTAAAAGAATAGCTGATATGTATATCAATGAGTTATTTAAAGGACTTGATTATAATAATTTCCCAAAATGCTCGGCTATAGAAAATAATGTAGAGTATAATGATATTGTAATAGAAAAAGATATTACAACTTCTTCAACTTGCGAACATCACTTTGTAATGATTGATGGTTTTACACATATTGGATATATTCCGAATAAAAAAATCATAGGATTATCAAAGTTTA from Francisella adeliensis includes these protein-coding regions:
- the rpsA gene encoding 30S ribosomal protein S1, translating into MSKLCKTNHTGNGNQKMSENFKELFEQSLKQTEMRVGKIIEATVVSIDKDYAMIDAGLKSESFIPVSSLKNSDGELEIAAGDKLNVVLEALDNSWGETRLSRDKAKKIELWDRVENAFENNETILGKITNHVRGGYTMDVEGLRAFLPGSLVDTRPVKDVAHLEDKDIELKVVKIDTKRNNIVVSRKAVIEENNSGDRDAILEKISEGSVLSGIVKNITDFGAFIDLGGVDGLLHITDISWSRISHPTDVLTIGDEINVKVIKFDKEKQRISLGIKQLGEDPWLNIANELPVGAKLMGSVTNITDYGCFVKLKEGIEGLVHTSEMDWTNKNVNPHKAVSIGQEVEVIVLELDAQKHRISLGIKQCKANPWDSFEDNFKVGDKVHGKIRSITEFGVFIGLEGGIDGLVHISDVSWDNPSKAIKELKKGDDVEAVLVSVNTDLERIALSMKQLSEDPFKNFVNVHPKGSLIKGNITKVQENGAVVMLDEENGIDGFIRIAEVSTEHTKDVRDELSEGQEVETRIINIDMKKRSIALSIKAVDDESISASTGGKSNYKVEQMTPTTLGDLIKEQLSKK
- the tadA gene encoding tRNA adenosine(34) deaminase TadA, yielding MSNEFLDHEFFMKKAYYQALLAYKIGEVPVGAVLVDGDNNIIAEGFNQTITLKDPTAHAETLVLRKAAQQLDNYRLLDTKLYVTLEPCIMCIGALIQARVGNLFFGCDDSRVGILSKEKLHKNKDINHNLNVVGGIMSQQCGELLKNFFRERRK
- a CDS encoding D-alanine--D-alanine ligase → MANEKIVVLYGGDSPEREVSLKSGEAVIKSLQKQQYDCVGLDASHKQLVEKLLEIQPDKCFIALHGEDGENGRVAALLEMLNIPHTTCSMKAGVVTMDKMISKEILIHNKMPTPFAKILTKNLVGEDEISFPVAVKPANGGSSIATFKVKKISDLKAAYNEASKYGKVMVEQWITGKEITVTVINDEVYSSVWIEPLNEFYDYESKYSGKSIYHSPSGLGKDKELEVRRLAKKTYDILGCSGHARVDFIYSNGLFYIMEVNSSPGMTENSLSPKSAAAEGVTFDELVRTIIEQAK
- a CDS encoding cell division protein FtsQ/DivIB — its product is MIRIVRKLLILIVILATILVATLYVVGKTDKTISRVDIVSNDGLSYISKQSLIDNLAKDGSKEWFDVNVNEIEHSLYNIKGVDYALVKKIWPSTIVIYLFDHKPVAYWNNSEILLDNMELIKPEVFSYNGDLPHIQSDNPESRDYIFDTYQNLEKIATSKDESILEIIYKGNQFQLVLSGGMNVMLGSSKLGAKLKEFFANFKKVRNYESVKYFDMRYTDGFTVKYS
- a CDS encoding acyltransferase family protein, with product MSNIKYRKDIDGLRAFAVISVVLFHLEFSWVKSGFLGVDVFFVISGYLITTIIIRDLQQGIFSIKNFYLRRIRRILPALIVVTLFSSFFAWLILTPGDLMSYSKSLITALGSFSNLFFFKTLNFGYFNTDSSIIPLLHTWSLGIEEQFYIVWPIILILLFKLKLSSKKNLVIITVILTLASISFFFWKHFPKFYYIPIARGFELLFGCILAILLNNRKAVSHNKFTLNALSIASFIMMVVPCYFVVVPYPSIWTLVACLGAAMYIFSGSYQNTTPIFNRVLSFKPFVAIGVISYSLYLWHWPIIAYANYMSLTKTPVVCLVIFIVSIVLATLSYFFVEKPFRHKIKFNLTKSVLLLWITPIIIACLFALGTRHIAGFGFNSISKETQDKTSFYGVLKKDSLCYNEEGENPNFLKDSAILPDFKKCEIGRNKNDISPDVLVVGDSHAFSDTGMLNVMLKNAKLSGYVVTQSSTPLLIRKANEYENGSSVKNRDTVVVEMLKKHKFKYVVIAGNWVNHKPINILKQRLLNDIEFIESQGAVPVLMVDSPSSTIQPTCGLTRLGKILGSRCYFAKENPKFDDEEVNQLIYKIQANNKKVKVIDPTKIICDNEKCYTSIGETPLYFNQSTDYNSHLSYAGSTLIGELYLKKYDNPFLKTVTTSTETKT
- a CDS encoding 7-carboxy-7-deazaguanine synthase QueE, which encodes MKDITYSEIFYSPQGEGHYTGVVSAWIRLFSCNLQCDGFGQKDPTDVNIYQLPYKTCDVSNIKRMKDLPVFETGCDSSYSWSKKFKHLAKTQSIEKTVDELENILPTKKFLHKDSKQETHLCITGGEPLINQDQIVAMLQEFERRENLPKFITIETNGTQKLNNEFKKYFKKYIAKGNELFLSVSPKLFSITGEKRAKAIKPETIKEYYELSSKGQLKFVIDNKQPSQIELEELVSIFRTYGIWYNVWCMPLGALKEQQYKIAREVAEYASSKGYYTCARVHTYLFGNEIGT
- a CDS encoding 6-carboxytetrahydropterin synthase, producing the protein MWQISKSFDFCYGHRVWAQELNSEFSENKKCSCRHLHGHNGTATINLVSESLDKQGMVTDFGNLSWFKTWLKNHIDHKFILDINDPLFMSLTHSKELQNQSFEGLQIAQAIVQDGSLDKHLQEYLNSFVVVNFIPTSENLAKWLCQIISHKMKQLNIKVHSVELYETPKSKSIYYNNQ
- the folE gene encoding GTP cyclohydrolase I FolE → MDSDKELGLRVRELLISKKLETPLREGFELNNSNKIEIEKNFESILYNLGLDLENDSLKKSPKRIADMYINELFKGLDYNNFPKCSAIENNVEYNDIVIEKDITTSSTCEHHFVMIDGFTHIGYIPNKKIIGLSKFNRITDFFATRPQVQERLTRQIFETLKYILETEDVAVVMEAKHNCVRARGIKDYNSTTITSAMGGAFMDDSACRKEFMDLVRK